TGTGAGCACAACGCTTTTTGACAGAGCTTTTGTTCTAACTTCTATGTGACCTTTATTACCTTTATTTTCAACAGCTTCCAGAGCATTTTGAAACAAGTTTATAAGCACTTGTTCAAGTCGAATTGAATGTCCGGCTACGCAGAGGTCACGCGCAGGCAGTTCGATATTGAGCTGATCCATACTTCCCGCAAACCGGCTGCGAAGCAGCACCAATGCGCCGGAAATTACTTGTGCAAGCGGCACAGGCTCGGAGGCACGATGACCTTTACGAGCGAACGCGCGCAAATCGCCTGTAATGGTTCCGATGCGTTCCGTAAGCGATGCAATCTCAGCCAGATTATCAGCTGCTTCATCCAGGCGCTTTCGATCAAGGAAGGTGCGGGCATTGTCTGCATAAGCGCGGATTGTCGCGACGGGCTGATTAATTTCATGTGCGACACCCGCTGCTACTTGCCCCATAATAGCCAGTCGGTTTGCATGAACGAGGTCTTGTTGAACACCTTGCAGCATGGTCTCCGTTTTATGGTGGTCGCCGATTTCCGCTTCGAGACGGTCACGCGCTGTGATGAGATCACGAGTCCGCTCCGCTACTCGCTGCTCCAGCTCAATCTGTCTGCGTTGTGCATCGGCGATTCGTGCAACAACACGTTGGCGACGACGCAATAGGATACCTGCAACAGTGGCGATGCTCGCAAGTAGAATGAAGGCAATCAGGCGCGCTTCACGCATAGCCGCTTCAACCGGCTGTCTGATGGGAGCAAGGCTATACATCAACCATGGTGTGCTCGGCACGTGGGAGCGAATGGCCAGAAAGTCCGTGCTGCGTGCCGAGCCGGGCAGAATGGCATCGACCAGCACCATATCATCGCCAGCCACAGGCTTTAGCGATAGTGGCAATGCCTTCAAAGGCGCATTGCCAAACTGGAGGCTATTACGGATGGTTTCGACATTCTGAGGCTGTAGTTCACCAATGGTCATGAACCGCCAAGACGGCATGGTCGTGATCAGCACGATATTTCTATTGTCTGTCACAAAAGTCGGGCGACCGGCTTCGTTCCAATCGCTTTCGAGCTGATCGAACGATAGTTTCACCACAACGACGCCAAGCGGTCCGTTTGGCCCGTCTACCCGACGCGAAATGTAAAGTCCTGGACGAAGGCTAACGTTACCGAGCGCAAAGTATTCGGCATTGGTATTTTTCAGAGCATCATTGAAATAGGGACGAAACTTATAGTCGTTGCCGACAAAGCTGTCAGGCTCGCGCCAGTTGCTGGCCGATATCGCATAGCCGTGTAGGCCGACAAGATAGATCACAGCAGCTTGCGTGCCTTCAGCGAGTGCCTCCAGTTTACGGTTTAACTGGTCCACAACCACCGCACTCGGCATTGCAAGCGCATCCGCCAGTTCTTTGTCTTTGGATAGAACCAATGGAAGTGCACGCTGTTTCTCCAGAACAG
The genomic region above belongs to Ochrobactrum quorumnocens and contains:
- a CDS encoding sensor histidine kinase, yielding MKEAPVSTIETSPSPASNRRTWWIFGVICAAIFAMAFWFVGNAARGRALLSLGEQTRIDANLNTALLRTVLEKQRALPLVLSKDKELADALAMPSAVVVDQLNRKLEALAEGTQAAVIYLVGLHGYAISASNWREPDSFVGNDYKFRPYFNDALKNTNAEYFALGNVSLRPGLYISRRVDGPNGPLGVVVVKLSFDQLESDWNEAGRPTFVTDNRNIVLITTMPSWRFMTIGELQPQNVETIRNSLQFGNAPLKALPLSLKPVAGDDMVLVDAILPGSARSTDFLAIRSHVPSTPWLMYSLAPIRQPVEAAMREARLIAFILLASIATVAGILLRRRQRVVARIADAQRRQIELEQRVAERTRDLITARDRLEAEIGDHHKTETMLQGVQQDLVHANRLAIMGQVAAGVAHEINQPVATIRAYADNARTFLDRKRLDEAADNLAEIASLTERIGTITGDLRAFARKGHRASEPVPLAQVISGALVLLRSRFAGSMDQLNIELPARDLCVAGHSIRLEQVLINLFQNALEAVENKGNKGHIEVRTKALSKSVVLTVSDNGPGIPQQILDNLFTPFNTSKERGLGLGLVIVKEILTDYGGKISVKSSAYGTLFRVEFKKA